The stretch of DNA GGCCGACCAATCGCGCCGGCGGACTCGAAGGCGGCGTGACCAACGGCGAAGAGCTGCGCGTGACCGGCTTCATGAAGCCCATCTCGACGCTGATGAAGCCGCTGCGGTCGGTGGATCTCACCACGCTGGAAGAGGCCCCCGCCGCCATCGAACGCAGCGACGTCTGCGCCGTGCCGGCCGCGGCCGTGGTCGCGGAAGCGATGGTGAGCCTGGTGCTGGCCGACGCCGTGCTCGAGCGCTTCGGCGGCGACTCGATGGCCGACCTGCTCGCGCGGGTGAACGACGCCAACACCAAGATTCGCGGCCGCCTGTCGCGCCGCCCCTCGACGGCCCGGGTCTGATCCGTGCTGCGTCCCATCCTGCGGCTCGGAGACTCGATCCTGACCGCGCCGACGCGTTCCGTGGAGGCCATCACGCCGGAGATCGAAACGCTGCTCGACGACATGATCGAGACGATGTACGCCGCCCCCGGCATCGGCCTGGCGGCGCCGCAGGTCGGCGTGTCGCTGCGCATCTTCGTGGTGGACCTCTCGGTCGGCCGGGATCCGGCGGCGCTGTCGGTGATGATCAACCCGGAGTTCGTCGAACGCGAGGGCATGCAGCTCGAGGAAGAAGGCTGCCTGAGCGTGCCGGGATTCACCGCGACGGTCGCGCGCCCCAAGCGCGTGGTCGTCAAGGGCCTCAATCGCCAGGGTGACGAGTACCAGATTGAGGGCACCGGGCTGCTGGCGCGGGCCCTGCAACACGAGATGGACCACCTGCAGTCGTGCCTGTTCGTGGACCGGCTGCGCGGCATCTCGCGCGACCTGATTCTCCGTAAGATCAAGAAGATGGCGAAGGCCGGGAAATGGTGAGCGACTGATGGCGCTGCGCGTGGCGTTCTTTGGCACGCCGCAATTCGCCGTGCCGACGCTCGAGCACCTCGTGAAATCGCCTCACCAGGTGGTCGGTGTGATCACGCAGCCGGACCGGCCGCGCGGCCGCGGGCAGCAGGTCAGCGAGCCGGCCGTGAAGGCGCTCGCGGTGCCGTTGGGCCTTCCGGTGCTGCAGCCAGAGCGCCTGGCTCGCGATCAGTTCGAGGCGGCGTTCACCGCGCTGCACGCCGACATCGGCGTGGTGGCGGCCTACGGCAAGATCCTGCCCGACTGGCTGCTCGCCACTCCGCGCCTGGGCCTGATCAACGTGCACGCCTCGCTGTTGCCCCGCCACCGCGGCGCGTCGCCGGTGCACCGCGCCGTCATCGGCGGCGATGCCGCGACCGGCGTCACGATCATGCGCGTGGTCAAGGCCCTCGACGCCGGCCCGATGCTGTCGCGTGTGATCGTGCCGATTGGCGCCGACGACACCACGTCGAGCGTCGAGGCGGACCTGGCCGTTCGCGGCGCCGAACTCCTGGTGGCGACGCTGGACGACATCGAGGCGGGGCGGGCCACCGAGATACCCCAGGACGAATCGCAGGTGACCTACGCGCCCAAGCTGACCAAGGCCGAGGGCCTGGTGGACTGGCGGCGCGCGGCCGGCGACGTCCACAACCTGATCCGCGGGCTGTGGCCGTGGCCGCATGCCTACGCGTTCCTCCATGGCACGCGATACATCCTGCATCGATCGCGGATCTCGCCGATGACGGCCGCCGCCAGGCCCGGAACCATCCTGGCCGCCTCCGCGATTGACGGCCTGCACGTGGCCTGCGGCGAGGGCGCGATCGAGATCGTTGACCTGCAACTCGAAGGCAAGCGCGTCATGAGCGCGCGCGACGCCATGGCCAGCCGCGCGCTGACCGCGGGCGCGCAGTTTTCCACGACATGATCGCCCTGGCCCGCCGCGCGGCCCTCGATGCGCTCCGCCAGGTGGACGAGGAGCGGCTGGACATGGGCGAAGCGGTCGCCCGCGCCCGCAAGCCGCTCACCGACGAACGCGATCGCGCCCTGCTGCTCGAGATCGTGTCGGGCACGCTGCGGATGCGCGCCGCCATCGACCATCAACTCGCCCTGCGCCTGACGCGGCCAATCGGACGCCTCGACGCCATGGTCCGCGACATCCTGCGGATGAGCGCGTTTCAGCTGATGTACCTCACGCGCACGCCCTCCTCGGCGATCATCAACGACGCCGTCGATCTCACCCGCCGCGGCGGCAAGTCGAGCGCGACCGGCCTGGTCAATGCCGTGCTGCGCGCGCTCAATCGCGAACGGCAGAAGCTGGCCTGGCCGGAGCGACCGGCCGATCCCGCGAACGTGGACGCGATGGCCGGCTATTTCAGCGTCGTGCACTCGCATCCCGAATGGCTGATCCGCCGGTGGCTCCGTCGTCATGGCGCCGAGGCGACCGAGGCCTGGCTCAGGTTCAACAACCTGGCGCCCGCGCTGTGCCTGGTCGCCAACCGCACGCTCGCGTCGCGCGAGGCGCTCGAGGAGGAACTGAAGTCCGACGGCGTTGACACGCGGCACACGCCGCGCGCGCCGCACGGACTGCAGGTGATCAGCGGCCAGGCCCTCGGTACGCGGGCCTTTCGGGAGGGCCGCTGCCTGGTGCAGGACGAAGCGTCGCAACTGATCGCCGGGTTGCTGGCCGCGCAGCGCGGTGATCGCGTGCTGGACTTGTGCGCCTCCCCCGGGGGCAAGACCGTCGCCATTGCCGCCGACATCGGCTCGACCGGCTTGATCGTGGCCACCGACGTCCGGCGTCATCGCCTCCGGGTGCTGACCGAGACGCTGACCCGGTGCCGGATTGCGCGCGCCCGCGTCACGCAGGTGCCGCCCGCCGGCGTGCTGCCGTTCGCCGATGCCGCATTCGACCGCGTCTTGATCGATGCGCCGTGCTCCGGCCTCGGCACCGTCCGGCGCGACCCGGACATCCGCTGGCGCGTCGCGGAGTCCGACCTCCCCGCCCTGGCGGCCACGCAGGTGGACCTGTTGCAGCGCACCGCCGCCCTGGTCCGGCCGGGGGGCACGCTGGTTTACAGCACGTGCTCCAGCGAGCCGGAAGAGAACCAGCAGGTCGTGGCGGCGTTCCTGGCCGGCCATCCTGACTTCACGCTGGCCCGCGAACACCAGACGCTGCCGTTCAGGGATGGCCTGGAGGCCTTTTTCGGCTCGGTCCTCGAACGCCGCGCCTAACCTCCTGTAGTACCATTGACTGTTGTCCATGCCGCTCGGAACCAGAGTCTGGGGCCTTGGCAAGATCCTCTTGCTGACCGGGGCCCTCGCCGCCACCTTCCTCCTGTTTGCCGGCATTGCCATGCGTGTGGCGGTTCGCGCCCGGCAGGTCACGGTGCCGGAACTGGTCGGCCGTTCTCTCACGGAGGCCGCGGCATTGGCCTCAACCCTTGATCTCCAGTTGCGGGTCGAGCCGGTCACGCGCGCTGATCCCAAGGTCCCGGCCGGTCACGTCCTGCTGCAGGAGCCCACCTCAGGGTCGGCGACGCGGCGGCAGCGAAGCGTCCGCGTGGTGTTGAGCGCCGGCGTTCACGTGGCGCTCGCGCCGAGCCTGCTCGGCGAGACCCAGCGCTCGGCCGAGATCCGGGTGGCGCAAGACGGCCTGGCCATTGGCGCCGTCACCGAAATCCGCTCCGCCCTGTATCCGCCCGACGTCGTCGTGGCGCAGGACCCGCCACCGTCCACGCAAACGGCGGAGATTCGCCTGCTCGTGAACCGTGGCGAAGATCGCGCGACCTACGTCATGCCCGACCTCATCGGCTTGAACGGCGACCGCGCCGCGGACGTGATGCGCACGCGCGGCTTCCGGGTGTCGATCACCGCCCAGTCCGCCGCGTCGGCCATCCCGCCCGGTGTCGTGGTGCGCCAGTCGCCGGCGGGCGGGTACCAGGTCCACCCTGGCGACCCGATCGCCCTGGAGGTCAGCCGGTGACCATTCGACTGGCGCCGTCCATCCTGGCGGCCGACTTCTCCGCCCTCGGCCGAGACATCGACGCCGCGACCCGCGGTGGCGCCGACCAGGTGCATGTGGACGTCATGGACGGCCACTTCGTGCCGAACATCTCGATCGGCGTGCCGGTGGTGCGGTCGCTGCGCAAGGCTACCAGGCTGCCGCTCGACGTCCACCTGATGATCTCGGACCCGGACCAGTACATCGAGCCGTTCATCGACGCGGGGGCGAACATGGTGTCGGTGCACGTGGAAGTGCTGCCGCACCTCCATCGTACGATCAGCCAGATCAAGAAGCTCGGCGCGAAGGCCGGCGTGGTGCTCAACCCCTCGACGCCGGTAACCGCCATCGAAGAAGTGGCCGCCGACGTGGACTTCGTCCTGGTGATGTCCGTCAATCCCGGGTTCGGCGGCCAGGTGTTCATCCCGCGCAGTCTCGCCAAGATCCGCGCCGTGCGGGCGCTGCTCGATCAGGCGGGCAACACCGCCGCGCCCATCGAAGTGGACGGTGGCATCGACCTGGCCACGGTGGCGCAGGTGGTCGAGGCCGGCGCCGAGTGGCTGGTGGCCGGCCACGCCATTTTCGGCGGCGGTGACGCCGAGAAGGCGGCTCGCGCGCTCAAGGACGCGGCCGAACGCGCGGCTCGCGGCGGCGCCCGGTGACGGCCCAGCCGCGCATCACCTCGTCCAGCGTGCGCGTGCGCTACGCCGAGACCGACAAGATGGGCGTGGTTTACTACGCGAACTACCTGGTGTGGTTCGAGATCGGCCGCACCGACTGGCTCCGCGACACGGGCTGGACGTACCGGGCGATGGAGGAAGAAGGCCTTCAGCTTCCCGTGATCGAGGCGCACTGCGACTATCGGCAGGGCGCGCGGTACGACGATGAGTTGGAGATTCGGACGCGGGCGCACCAGTTGTCGCCGGTCCGCATTCGGTTCGACTACGACGTGGTTCGCCGTGTGGATGGCGCCGCACTCGCCTCCGGCCACACGGTCCACGCGACCATTGGCCCGTCGGGGCGCCCGGCCCGGCTGCCGGAGCGTGTAAAGGAGTGGTTCGCATGAGAGCACTGGTCACCGGCGGGGCGGGGTTCATCGGGTCGACCTTGAGCGAGCGCTTGCTCGAGCAGGGCGCCACGGTGCGGGCCATCGACGCCTTCACCGATTTCTATCCCCGCCCGCTCAAGGA from Vicinamibacterales bacterium encodes:
- the def gene encoding peptide deformylase, with translation MLRPILRLGDSILTAPTRSVEAITPEIETLLDDMIETMYAAPGIGLAAPQVGVSLRIFVVDLSVGRDPAALSVMINPEFVEREGMQLEEEGCLSVPGFTATVARPKRVVVKGLNRQGDEYQIEGTGLLARALQHEMDHLQSCLFVDRLRGISRDLILRKIKKMAKAGKW
- the fmt gene encoding methionyl-tRNA formyltransferase, yielding MALRVAFFGTPQFAVPTLEHLVKSPHQVVGVITQPDRPRGRGQQVSEPAVKALAVPLGLPVLQPERLARDQFEAAFTALHADIGVVAAYGKILPDWLLATPRLGLINVHASLLPRHRGASPVHRAVIGGDAATGVTIMRVVKALDAGPMLSRVIVPIGADDTTSSVEADLAVRGAELLVATLDDIEAGRATEIPQDESQVTYAPKLTKAEGLVDWRRAAGDVHNLIRGLWPWPHAYAFLHGTRYILHRSRISPMTAAARPGTILAASAIDGLHVACGEGAIEIVDLQLEGKRVMSARDAMASRALTAGAQFSTT
- the rpe gene encoding ribulose-phosphate 3-epimerase, translated to MTIRLAPSILAADFSALGRDIDAATRGGADQVHVDVMDGHFVPNISIGVPVVRSLRKATRLPLDVHLMISDPDQYIEPFIDAGANMVSVHVEVLPHLHRTISQIKKLGAKAGVVLNPSTPVTAIEEVAADVDFVLVMSVNPGFGGQVFIPRSLAKIRAVRALLDQAGNTAAPIEVDGGIDLATVAQVVEAGAEWLVAGHAIFGGGDAEKAARALKDAAERAARGGAR
- the rsmB gene encoding 16S rRNA (cytosine(967)-C(5))-methyltransferase RsmB, with amino-acid sequence MIALARRAALDALRQVDEERLDMGEAVARARKPLTDERDRALLLEIVSGTLRMRAAIDHQLALRLTRPIGRLDAMVRDILRMSAFQLMYLTRTPSSAIINDAVDLTRRGGKSSATGLVNAVLRALNRERQKLAWPERPADPANVDAMAGYFSVVHSHPEWLIRRWLRRHGAEATEAWLRFNNLAPALCLVANRTLASREALEEELKSDGVDTRHTPRAPHGLQVISGQALGTRAFREGRCLVQDEASQLIAGLLAAQRGDRVLDLCASPGGKTVAIAADIGSTGLIVATDVRRHRLRVLTETLTRCRIARARVTQVPPAGVLPFADAAFDRVLIDAPCSGLGTVRRDPDIRWRVAESDLPALAATQVDLLQRTAALVRPGGTLVYSTCSSEPEENQQVVAAFLAGHPDFTLAREHQTLPFRDGLEAFFGSVLERRA
- a CDS encoding PASTA domain-containing protein produces the protein MPLGTRVWGLGKILLLTGALAATFLLFAGIAMRVAVRARQVTVPELVGRSLTEAAALASTLDLQLRVEPVTRADPKVPAGHVLLQEPTSGSATRRQRSVRVVLSAGVHVALAPSLLGETQRSAEIRVAQDGLAIGAVTEIRSALYPPDVVVAQDPPPSTQTAEIRLLVNRGEDRATYVMPDLIGLNGDRAADVMRTRGFRVSITAQSAASAIPPGVVVRQSPAGGYQVHPGDPIALEVSR
- a CDS encoding thioesterase family protein — encoded protein: MTAQPRITSSSVRVRYAETDKMGVVYYANYLVWFEIGRTDWLRDTGWTYRAMEEEGLQLPVIEAHCDYRQGARYDDELEIRTRAHQLSPVRIRFDYDVVRRVDGAALASGHTVHATIGPSGRPARLPERVKEWFA